The Quercus lobata isolate SW786 chromosome 4, ValleyOak3.0 Primary Assembly, whole genome shotgun sequence genome segment TAATTCATGGACGACGCTGGTGGGTTCCAGCATATTGGTTTATCAAATAGATGATAATTATTAGAattattccttcttcttcttctttcttttttcaagtagAAGttagtttattatttctttttctaagaGAAGTAGGAGAAatgaattaatattattatttggttattaatcttcttctttcttttttcaagggattaatatcttcttcttctttcttttttcaagggattaatattattatttggttaTTAATGGgtagcaattttttttcccagttaGATTTAGAGAAAAGAAATTACAGTTTAGTTTAGAGAAAGTAAATTCACATATCACACACTCAAATAGCGAGCTCTGAAATCCCCCACTACAGTTCACACTCAAGATTAAAAATCCTCCATGAACCATATATGGTCTTGTAAGAGCAGAGAAATAGCCCAAGgcccacttagaatagtggTGTTAGGTGTTTCTGGCCCAATGCAATTAATTTGTAAGAGAATGGGTTTGCAAGGTCAACTGTAATGCTTTGTTGTGATCCAAATATGAACTCAGCGGAATTAAGGCTTGTAAGATGATAAAGAGAAGCAAAACATAGGGATAAAACACTTACTCAAGCCTGGCCGAGGAGGCAatgtttatataaaatttgcTTAAGTGTTGATATAGGGTCATATTCTCTTCCTTCTAATCCTTCCTTTATGATCCAGCCCCTTTCCTAGAGGGATTCCTTTCCTTTATATAGTTCCTCTTATTGCATCTGAGCCTTCCACCTATACGTCTCTGGGTAGCAATTTAGATGCTTGTCCCATTAGGACTCTATTAGAGGTGGTAAAATGTGTTGTGAGCTATGGGACTACTATTCAGGTATCATTTCTTTATTAATGTGGTTAGCTGAGTTGGTACAGTACATTGAATGCGAAGGTGATATCTACTTTCTCCAGATATTTCCTCTCTTCTTTACTTGCATGTCTCTGATGTTTTCCATGGTGTCCTGCTCTTTAGTGCAAGTGGCCAGCTGAAGTATTCTCAAGGTGCACTCATTCCTCAGGCTCCCCAAACAATGGGTCTCTACATCTTCTCTCCTCGGACCTTAGTACACGTGTCAAGTCCAGATTGGTGCACAAATGGGCCTTTTCCCATCCTCAGACTGGGTTCATGGGCTCTATGTTGTGTTTGGATCCTTCCCTCCCACAagtctattttgtttgtttaatatCTTGTTGTTCAATTGGCACAGAAAACTCTCAAACAATGTAACTGAACAACTAAAACCTATTTTGAATCTTACCTCTCATCTTGGGtcccctatatatatatgagaccTAAAAAGTTGTAATAATTGTGTAttatagattttgtttttatacatGTGGGGACTGAAATTtggaatcccggcccacttcacatttaagagcccaaagcccaggccgaggagccctactgtcAGGGACACACAataaaagctccttgaaggcccaaggatgtggccgaggacgactttatgACCCACATCTCACAAAAACGCCcgaagaaaaggacagattcagtaCAGGAGCAGCACAGGGGAGAAGGCTGtcagcaccttaatgtggagcccatcaCCTGACAAAcacatactcataccatgctatccagcttttcccaaccactctgacgtgaggattgacaagacaagtaaccaccccGAATAAGGAGAAAcagacacgtaggtgaagaatgggaaggaaatactagtataaaagggaagctcgcTGCATCGACAAAGGGGTCTTCTGGCCAGGAACCAGAGGGAGGGGGGAGAACGAATCCACAAAAAAGAATGATGGTAAGGACGAGACactcctcggactaagtccgaggagatagatcttgACACCACATCCATGTAAGGCTTAGCTCTACAGGCCAAACCCACCTTCGTCTGGGCTCCCATGAAAATCCTGACCAAACcgttgcccaacgaccaaggtccagcctttccaaacccactttctacaaatcatattgttcgagTCCTTTATATACGAGCCCAATgacatccttgggtcgttaaaaatcgtgtccctacaattggcgccgtctgtgggaaggcttgcatGTTGGCGCAGGttgcggtggagtcaactctctggCAAGCAGAGCTCCGCAGGATTTCCTCCATCTCCGGCTGCATGCAGTTGTTGCTTCAatataaacttctgctaggggctacgccttgcagcgCCAAGGGCGCGGAcagctctaggggcttctggcctcaagccggctctccccgccctggtctaggggcttacgttcaaaaaataaataaataaaaaagaaaaacttacaagttttggacagaaccaaggccttgcatggtcctcggactcaagcctatggggaaaccaagtacaaaaaagaaaaagccacaagttttggacagaaccaaggctttgcatggtcctcggactcaagcctatggggaaaccaagtaccaaaaaaaaaaaaaccacaagttttggacagaaccaaggccttgcatggtcctcggactcaagcctatggggaaaccaaatacaaaaaaagaaaaacttacaagttttggacagaatcaagaccttgcatggtcctcggactcaagcctatggggaaaccaagtacaaaaaaagaaaaaactacaagttttggacagaaccaaggccttgcatggtcatcagactcaagcctatggggaaaccaagtacaaaaaagaaaaacttacaagttttggacagaaccaaggccttgcatggtcctcggactcaagcctatggggaaaccaagtacaaaaaagaaaaaacttacaagttttggacagaaccaaggccttgcatggtcctcggactcaagcctatggggaaaccaagtacaaaaaagaaaaacacaagttttggacagaaccaaggccttgcacggtcctcggactcaagcctatggggaaaccaagtacaaaaaagaaaaaaccacaagttttggacagaatcaaggccttgcatggtcctcggactcaagcctatggggaaaccaagtacaaaaaaagaaaaaaccacaagttttggacagaaccaaggccttgcatggtcctcggactcaagcctatggggaaaccaagtacaaaaaagaaaacttacaagttttggacagaaccaaggccttgcatggtcctcggactcaagcctatggggaaaccagaacaaaaaagaaaaaccacaagttttggacagaaccaaggccttgcatggtcctcggactcaagcctatggggaaaccaagtaaaaaaaaaaaaaccataagttttggacagaaccaaggccttgcatggtcctcggactcaagcctatggggaaaccaagtacaaaaaaggaaaaaaaccacaaattttggacggaaccaaggccttgcatggtcctcggactcaagcctatgggaaaaccaaatacaaaaaaggaaaaactacgTTACATGGACCTTAGAATCTATCCGGGGAGAACTCCCCATTAACAGGGGTTAATCCCTAAACTGCATGGATTTCTCAGTCTACTCTCGGATTCTCAGTGCCAAAGGGATTGATGTAATATGGAGCAATATGctaccaaaaacacaatcgaagtccctcactgctcggctaccctctcggatgaattatttagagtttatcgttctcgggcATTTGTCTAGCCTGCATAGCATAGCACTCggccgttatcccggttagttccaagagtttaatttattgagaattaccattgttatgcttgataatgtCAGTACGTTTAAAGTAGtaggaatttgttttaaggcatctttctgctctaagtatcattaaaggcaagCGTATATTTAATATTCGTTCATAAAGTAATTGCTGCCGAAaggaaaagtatttagaaagaaataaactcatcttttattaagacaaagaaatagtacagtgtacaatgaaaagctgaaataagcttacactaaagctgactacgtaagtaaaaagaaaaatacaagagagtgaagataaagccgaaggagaagcacagaggagaggttggctgctgttccaagatgttgattaaggaaactattcctcaatacttttatatgcccataactcaggcagccaaagaacccaacgtggggcctgcaccgttgaagaaaaggtgcagagagcaccTGGCTTCGGGCTAGcgccgctgaagaaaaggtgcaagGAACCCAACTTGAGGTCTGCatcgttgaagaaaaggtgcagggagccggaagttgaggagcccccgcgaaaatttgcctgcgacaaggcagacggcgctgatggcggaaattccttcttctgacataccgaaattctggcatgaccagaacctgcttcggattttgactgaaagagggagaAGTACCATCTTCCCCTTGTCAAAACgggggactggcttgaatctatgccatccttgtccgtaccaCATCACCTtaaggattcggtgcctctgaagcatgcgaagacctttcatccccatccacgcctcaaacatcttacTTTGAGGCAAAAGGGCACTAGAAATGGAGATCGTGGATATGGAAGAAGAAGTAtgattctgaagggaacaggagagttcatgtgtaAGGGGAGTGACCCCCTACCCTATTTATATACGGagcaaaccggtggcatttaatttgcgcaaatttccaaggaacgctacggacaaggcagacttggctcaatttccaacctcgTCCTCaaccgtaggatctgaagatcctcgtgaaggcgcgcctcgagtacCGAAATATCGAAAGACTCCGcgtgaatgaaaaataaaggagcGTCCCTTGTTTTGACACGACTCCTATGTAAATGGAAAAgcataaataataatagagtACAGGATTTGAGCAAGTCACGAGGTGGGCTCAGCATCACCAAAATCCTCCTTTCCAACTAAAAAGCCGGgaagcaggattttgaggggctattgtgaggactgaaatttggaatcccggcccacttcacatttaagggcccaaagcccaggccgaggagccctactgtcAGGGACACACAataaaagctccttgaaggcccaaggatgtggctgAGGACGACTTTATGACCGACATCTCACAAAAACGCCcgaagaaaaggacagattcagtaCAGGAGCAGCACAggggagaaggctgccagcaccttaatgtggagtCCATCACCtaacaaacccatactcataccatgctatcaagtttttcccaaccactctgacgtgaggattgacaagacaaGTAATCACCCCGAATAAGGAGAAAcagacacgtaggtgaagaatgggaaggaaatactagtataaaagggaagctcgcTGCATCGACAAAGGGGTCTTCTGGCCAGGAACCAGAGGGAGGGGGGAGAACGAATCCACAAAAAAGAATGATGGTAAGGatgagacgctcctcggactaagtccgaggagatagatcttgACACCACATCCATGTAAGGCTTAGCTCTACAGGCCAAACCCACCTTCGTCTGGGCTCCCATGAAAATCCTGACCAAACcgttgcccaacgaccaaggtccagcctttccaaacccactctctataaatcatattgttcgggtCCTTTATATACGAGCCCAATGACATCCTTGGGTcattaaaaatcgtgtccctacaatacaCATCTACGCTGCATCATAAGGTAAAGTTTGAatctcttgaatttttttgactgACATGAGTATTCTAAAGTTTGATTTCTAAAATTCAGCTTTTCAAATGGAGTTaatacaattcaaattaaataaaatacaaccttataacatattattttaacacGTGAATTTAGCCAACAATTTTAAACTCATCTATTTTGTCATAAGTTTTCGTCAATCTCCGAAACATATTATTAGCCTTTCTTTAGGCGGATGGAAAGAAGTAATCCCTTCTTCCGTATTGcttttaatttagttttcacATTTGATTGCTCACAAGTCACTAAGTTATgagtactcttttttttttttcttttttttttttttaatttaatttaatttaattttaattattataggAAGTTATGAATACtgttgaataataaaattgttccaacttttttttttacctgaatCCTGATACTTGAGAGCTTGTTCttgcttttaatttctttattggTGCTCCAATCTCTGAATTCTATGCTACAattgttctttcttttaaagTATCAAGGGTagattacaaatatatattatgtatatcatatattatttttattttacacgatatttatttgaaaaaaaaaaaaaagagagaaaagaagaaagaaacaaattttgatttatgAATTAATTTAACTTAAACCCATATGTGTTCATGGTGAACTAAGTAGAGCCATACCTTAGCCTCAAGATTGCCTCCTGCATTGTGTCACTGAACCTATTTAAAGCAAGCAGCAATAAGCCTCCCCATGCGCAGAACCTATCTCTGTGGTTGGCTCGATCAAAAATCGATCACATAGATAGTGGCTTTGTCACTATTTATGCTTGTGAGTGGTGATGATAAGTACAAAGTAGTCCACTAGTATTACAAAAGTCGTGTATCAAGATAGAATATAATaagtgaactttttttttttttttgatatcaTCTATTAAGATCTTCTAATTATccaaataattgataaagttgTAGACAAAAAgtttataagaacaattaagctattgtttttgtctaaaaaaaattgctttgaGTTTGAACAACTACTCTACAATTAAACAGGATGTTCACTTGGCATATGACAAAACTAGGAGTTTTACGCTCAATTCTTATTAtacaatatataatatgattttttttttttttttttatggccaCTACTTACATTTGTTAAGAtagattatatttatataatcttATTTCATTCTCGGGTAAGATTAATATAGTATTCATTAAACATTAATGTTCTAACCTAACTttggaattatatatatatatattttttaaatagtgttTATTACATATAAACTGTTTTACACCGTTTTACACACACCTTCAAAAGCAACTAAAATCATGTGTGTTAAACAGTGTAAAACAATTTGTATGTAACAAATTTAACCCCTTTTTTTAGGTTCACAAACTGCCTATTATTGGAATCATGATGTTATGTAACACTTCTCATTATGGACAAAAATTGGTTGTGttgttttttgagataaaaggtATTTGTTGTCTTTGAGTGTATTGAATTTGTCCAGATAGATAAAAACTATAATATCACTATTTCCTTACCTTATGGGTAATGTTAAGTCATTGATTAATGTCCATATTAACGTTGGGATTCCATTTCTTATTATCTTAGCCTCACGTTCAACCTATAATTAGAATCTATATTTGCAAACTAATTTAACAAATCCAACTTATTCACAGTCACACACTATATTATATATCTAGCTAActcttaaataataattaaaaaaaaaaaaaaccacaattttttttttttaaatttatggaacttttttttttttttttttgttgaaacaatggaacttttttttttttaagaaacgtAACATTCTCTccttaaattattataatcttattattttcttttgggtaaGTTTAAGTCATGGATTAGTGTCCATACATATTAACTTTGGGATTAATTCTGTTTCTTATCTTAGCCTCACGCACAACCCATTATTAGAATCTATATGTGATATGTCACGCACCTCATATTAGGTTTAGGCAAGAGAAACTCGCTATTTgcaaactaaaagtgcttataaaaaattaattaattaattctcaaaacaaaagtgcttataaaaaataaataaataatttaaaaaaaaaaaaaaaaaaacccttaaaagagattacaagtttacaacaataacaacaacaaactATAAGCACGTAACATTCTCTCCTTAAAATTTTCCTAGAAAACCTTAGAAATAGAATACATACCTACCTACTTCTCTTTCAAACTCATGCTATATATTCCTTTCCAAGCCTgcagagacaaaaaaaaaaacaaaagatagtAATTCAAAAACAATGAAGGCCTTCTTGGTATTAAGCTTCCTAATATTGCTGTTGGCAGACGAAGCTCTATGTTCCTCTAGAGAGCAAAGGCTATCAAAGTTGCTAGAAAAGCTTGAAGCCAAAGTAGCCTCATCGCCTACTAAGCCACCTTTGATACCACCACGAAAGGctaaacacaacaaaaaaagggtaaaagaaAATACTCCCacatctttattattattatgcttgccttctttcttgtttgtttgttttttttttcttgttaatgTTCTGGTTTGAATGTGTTATATAGAATGGGAGAGTATTCAATCCCATTGCCTATGGAGCAGACCCAACTGGGACAAAAGACAGTAGTGATGCAATATTGCAAGCTTTGGGTGATGCTTTTCAATTGAGAAGTGGACTGGAATTGCTGCCTGGGATCAGTGACTTTGGTGGTGTAGTCATTGATTTGCAAGGTGGAAACTACAAAATTAGTAAACCAATAAGGTTTCCTTCTTCTGGTGGTGGCAATATTGTggtaagtctctctctctctctctctctcagcctGCGTGTGAGTTCTTCTGCTATCTCTCTAACTGCGTGAGAATTCTGCTGTGTGTGCCTATCATTTTTAGAATTGTTTTAGCCTTCTAGGACTAGAACAGCAATCTTGCAATAAATTAAAGTTATAGTGACAATATAAATTCATAACTTCACATCATCCTCCAATTAATTTACTTACCACACACTCCCAACAATCTATGATGAAAGATTCTGTTATAAGTAGTATTATATTGagtttacaaattaatgtaGTATTGAATGGGATTAATGTATGTGTTTAACCACctcataaatgaatatttgcATTACTTTTTTATGATTGATAATACGTAAATTTGTAAACtcattatagtaaaatttgtaatatgttatttatatttttatcttaatCATTCGTATGTAAAAATTAGACAAAACTAGGTAAATagaatgttgtgaattttttatcGTGATTCTAGCTCTCATGCCTATCTGTTATTGTTTTAGGATTAAGGCATGGTTTGACTGCTTAGTAGtagcattatttatttatttatttatttatttttaatgactTTTGTGGAAGATTGTTTAAagtgtattatatatatactcattaaatttttttttttatcaatactCATTAATTTTGTATCAATGTCCTAAAGgtataaattaaagaaaatagtaattaaggaataatttatatttaattattatttttaatataaacacAAATTCATTGTGAtggtgtgttttttatttttattgacactatatataatataaccatttttgaaaaaaaaaaatctagtacaAGATATTTAAAGCACTTTTGTATCGTTGAATCCGTTTTTGATACACGTGCATTTCATAGACTAACATTCAAAGTGTTGCACGTGCCACGTTGCATTGCATGTTACAGCCTGTGCTCTGCCTTCCATGCAGGGACGTGCATTAAACACCGGAACTGCCCCTTTTTGCTGCTTAATATTCATCATTAATGCTTCGTTAGACTCTCTACCTTCAACAtcaaattcattcaaaaattcaaactttttgtcctttttctctctttataatCCCTACTAGTTTACAacaatattaaagaaaaaaaaaaaaagtcataccaTTAACTGTTTTCTTAAGCCAATTGTTAATAGAGAAAAGTTAACAGATAATTTAAAGATATTAATTTatgaaatgttttaaaaaaaatttaatacaaaaagaaaaatacaattgatttttttatcgcctttttatatttttcatgaaatttatatcaaaactttttaaaaaacttaaatcaatattcttaaaacatctattaacttttttttctttaaaaaatagtaacttATACAGTAATATTTTTAGTCAAGAGCGTAGTACTATATAATCGCAATAATATAGAGAAATTATATTCCCGGAAGATGTAGTCAAATACTTTTACAGAATAATAAACTTCTTTTCCCAATTGTTTTAAATAATTAGTAGTTCAACAAGTTCATTCTCTTTCACccaaaaacatttattttaacttaaatgaTATTGGCATGGTCAATTAGGTACGAGGAGGAACTTTGAGAGCATCAGATACATTTCCTGGTGATCGACACCTCATTGAACTACGGTCACCAAATTCTCCAAACACAGAAAATAAGGTCCAAAATGCTGGATTTTACTATGAGGACATCACCTTCCGGGACATACTCTTTGATTCAAGCTACAGAGGAGGAGGGATTTACATTGTTGATTCAGCTAGAATTCGCATAAACAATTGCTTCTTTCTCCACTTCACAACCCAAGGAATTCTAGTGCAAAGGGGCCATGAAACCTTCATATCAAGCTGCTTTCTTGGACAACACTCAACAATTGGTGGTGATAAAAATGAAAGGAATTACTCAGGCACTGCCATTGACCTAGCAAGTAATGACAATGCAGTCACAGATGTTGCAATTTTCTCAGCAGCAATTGGAATTGTATTAAGAGGTCAGGCAAACATAATCACAGGGGTACATTGTTACAACAAGGCATCATTTTTTGGTGGGATTGGAATATTGGTGAAACTAGGTGGATATTCACAAACTAGAATTGATAATTGTTACTTGGATTACAATTCTATAGTCATGGAAGACCCAGTTCAAGTCCATGTTACTAATGGATTCTTCTATGGGGATGCTACTGTGGTATTGAAATCAATTAAGGGTAAAATCTCAGGGTTAAACATTGTGGATAACATGTTTAGTAGTGGACCAGGGCAAAGTATGGTTCCTATAATAACATTGGATGGACAATTCACTGACATTGATCAAGTGGTGATTGATAGGAACAATGTGAATGGTCTGAGCTTGAAATCAACAGTTGGAAAACTAAGGGTGGCCGGAAATGGGACGAGGTGGGTGGCTGATTTTTCGTCGGTGCTGCTATTTCCCAACAGGATTAGTCATTTGCAGTACTCATTTCACACTCTAGGAGAGCCTAAATTTACAGCACATGCAGTGACCAATGTGTCTAATAATGTGGTGGTTGTAGAGAGTGAGAAGCTAGTTAATGGGGTGGTCTCCTTGGTTGTTGATCAGTAAAGtataattaggaaaaaaattgtacttaTTTTAACAGAAAGTTGTACTATCTTCATCAATTGTtggtacaaaaagaaaagagacgAAAATCTTTGCCAGGTCTTTATAATGATTGGTTCTGCTTTTgtgttttaattcttttattctCTGACTTTGGTCCTTGCATTTGCTCTACCATGGTCAAATTCTTTActaaatttccaatttttctacGTGTAGCTAATGGAAAAGCTAATAACTATttgctttttcaattttcaaatttgtcgGAGTTGATGAAATTAAGAACTTGGAACTTGGAAGACACAAACCATGTAAAGAATTGACATATGATAATGACATTGATCTAGCGTCAATTCTAAAGTAAGGAACAAAAGCTTGGGAGAAGTGTATGTTTCCCACCTCATCAACTTGAATAGGCTTTGCTTTGCATGCGGGTTTGGATAATCTTTTCATAAGAAGATTGCCCTACTTTTTACTTTTGCTTCCTTCTCATGATTTTAAGTTTAATCAAACCAAAGTTTTTTAAATCATTGAAATGATATGTTTTGATTGATGTATAATAAAATGGTGTTATTAATTGATGATTATATTAAAATGATGTTCTTGTAATTACAAGTTATGAAAAAGATATTGTAAATAAGATTATGCCCTTGACATTTCCCATATAATGCCTCAAAGGATTCTACTAAAAAAAGAGTTAGACAATGCTTTAATATTTGAATGAATTTCATCCCATCCATTATATGGCAATCAAATaactattcaatattttttatttaaaaaaaaaaaaaaaactattcacttatatttgaataaaatgatgtattaagtgaattaaaaaaaataacatgacCTTTTTAATAAGTTGATTTATTATGTGAttttatgtgtgtatatatacatacatacatatgaACACTCAGTGTACATGTTAGAAGAATTTTTCCCCATACCaatttgaaagaaattaaaatcctatgtaaatgaaaatttatatataataaacccaagcccaaagaataaaccaaattgatataaaaattactaatttacAAAATCAACTTCCTAATTAGAACTCAAACAAAGCatacagaaaaagaaaaataaattaaatgaaaacTTAAGAAAAATTACGCGttagtacttttttaaatagacaatattttataaacattttaaaataagttaataatcaaacaaatgaaagaaagaggATAAATAATAGTCAGGACTCTCCTAAGTAAATTTATCTTgttaaaagttttgtaatttagtAGTATTATATGATTTCATGAAACTTAATAGAAATACAAGTTTGAAATTGTGGGGACATGGATGGTGAGATGTCCATCCATCATGCTAATTACTTTATGCAATTTGAGAGAATCATTTGAGttgtagttttttgtttttatgttttctttgagGAGAATCATTTGATTAGAAGTTTCTCATGAGTCATGAGCCTATATGGATGATTTGGTCGGTATATGAATAATATCATTGACATTTTGTGGTTTGCTTGTGCTTTCAAAAGAGAACATGGTTTTGTGGGCTTGCAAAAAAGTACGATGGTGATGTGAAGAGTGATTGTGTAGCTTTATGTTTGTATGATTGTATAAATGTGCGGCAGtggatgaaaatgaaaatttaaaaggtTCTTCCGTTGGGACTGTCCTAACCAGTAACCAAGTGGTCAATTAttacttgttttgtttatgataaataaaaaataaaaaaataaaaactctggCCGTCAgtacaagaatttttttttttttgatagggtcaGTACAAGATTTTGATCTCCTGGGCTAAAGGCATCAATGATATATATGTCTTGGATTTTACTGAGAATGGAATCAATGGATCACTTTCAATCTTCCAGTTTATGCTTCACACAACCCATCTACTCTGTCACTTTTCCCCCTACAATTTAAGATGGAGATAAATTATATAGATTATACCTggtgaaattaaattttttttttttttttttggtagaatacctagtgaaaattttaaggtgaaAGAAATTAGGTGAGTATACCTGAAAGTAAATGCAATAATAGAAAACCTCAAAGTCGGTAAGAATaattttccaccaaaaaaatttgttgtgtgaaattttaaaagtaattgGGGGGCGGTGAAATTATACTCACCTAC includes the following:
- the LOC115988134 gene encoding polygalacturonase QRT3-like, with the translated sequence MKAFLVLSFLILLLADEALCSSREQRLSKLLEKLEAKVASSPTKPPLIPPRKAKHNKKRNGRVFNPIAYGADPTGTKDSSDAILQALGDAFQLRSGLELLPGISDFGGVVIDLQGGNYKISKPIRFPSSGGGNIVVRGGTLRASDTFPGDRHLIELRSPNSPNTENKVQNAGFYYEDITFRDILFDSSYRGGGIYIVDSARIRINNCFFLHFTTQGILVQRGHETFISSCFLGQHSTIGGDKNERNYSGTAIDLASNDNAVTDVAIFSAAIGIVLRGQANIITGVHCYNKASFFGGIGILVKLGGYSQTRIDNCYLDYNSIVMEDPVQVHVTNGFFYGDATVVLKSIKGKISGLNIVDNMFSSGPGQSMVPIITLDGQFTDIDQVVIDRNNVNGLSLKSTVGKLRVAGNGTRWVADFSSVLLFPNRISHLQYSFHTLGEPKFTAHAVTNVSNNVVVVESEKLVNGVVSLVVDQ